Proteins co-encoded in one Kribbella solani genomic window:
- a CDS encoding TetR/AcrR family transcriptional regulator translates to MNKQQSGAGQPDRTLALLWRNHRPAEPNRKRGAGRRPSLDLDDVVLTAIRLADEHGLTAASMGGVAKELGVGTMTLYTYVPSKEELLDLMVDQVMSERELPGPGERPDDWREQIEIYSGQTRAMFQRHLWLSQISTIRPPVGPAMLAAREYLLAAMLVLGLSAAETNTAALAITTYIDSAAGLEAESRLIERTTGQANDAWWHERNDLWETYFDVERHPAMTTIWNAKGYQSTTQEAASESYRYGLDRLLDGIQAQTG, encoded by the coding sequence GTGAACAAGCAGCAGAGCGGCGCGGGGCAGCCGGACAGGACGCTGGCGCTGCTGTGGCGCAACCACCGCCCGGCCGAACCGAACCGGAAGCGCGGCGCCGGGCGGCGGCCGTCGCTCGACCTGGACGACGTGGTACTGACCGCCATCCGGCTGGCCGACGAGCACGGGCTGACCGCTGCCTCGATGGGCGGCGTCGCGAAGGAACTCGGCGTCGGCACGATGACGCTCTACACGTACGTACCCTCCAAGGAGGAACTGCTCGACCTGATGGTCGACCAGGTGATGAGCGAGCGTGAGCTCCCCGGTCCGGGCGAGCGGCCGGACGACTGGCGCGAACAGATCGAGATCTACTCCGGGCAGACCCGCGCGATGTTCCAGCGGCATCTGTGGTTGTCGCAGATCTCCACGATCCGCCCGCCGGTCGGCCCGGCCATGCTGGCTGCCCGTGAGTACCTGCTGGCGGCGATGCTCGTACTCGGCCTGAGTGCCGCCGAGACGAATACGGCGGCGCTCGCGATCACCACGTACATCGACTCCGCCGCCGGCCTCGAAGCCGAGAGCAGGCTGATCGAACGCACCACCGGCCAGGCGAACGACGCCTGGTGGCACGAGCGGAACGACCTGTGGGAGACGTACTTCGACGTCGAACGGCACCCCGCGATGACGACGATCTGGAACGCGAAGGGCTACCAGTCCACTACACAGGAAGCCGCATCGGAGTCGTACCGCTACGGCCTGGACCGCCTGCTCGACGGCATCCAGGCCCAGACAGGCTAG
- a CDS encoding ArsR family transcriptional regulator — protein sequence MVYRIHFDCADLARTTIAQRPDPLWEVLLGLHVLQGDEEPEVYGPWRERVRGRLTVPERELIALAPPVGYSPDFLTPRAAGEGLEAGLTAVAATPAGQLISELRRLSDSVRLPNWTRRLASGDTGVMTRLVHGLRSFHRTKIAPQLPMISTAIEPAVAQHNSIVANDGFESLIPQLHGSLGWAAPVLSVDMPHVNRDLYLNGRGLRLVPSFFCWKYPMMLLDPTLPPVLVYPVKHDPAPVVVRRPDRDRAVAVLLGRTRAQVLTCISDGACSTSELAARTGISPASASEHARVLHDTGLVTTHRVGSSVRHTLNRVGAEVLAGART from the coding sequence GTGGTGTACCGCATTCATTTCGACTGTGCGGATCTGGCCCGGACGACGATCGCGCAGCGGCCGGACCCGTTGTGGGAGGTACTGCTCGGCCTGCACGTGCTGCAGGGCGACGAGGAGCCGGAGGTCTACGGGCCCTGGCGGGAGCGGGTACGGGGCCGGCTGACCGTTCCGGAGCGGGAACTGATCGCGCTGGCTCCACCGGTGGGGTACTCACCGGACTTCCTCACGCCACGTGCGGCGGGGGAGGGGCTCGAGGCCGGACTGACGGCGGTCGCGGCGACACCGGCCGGCCAGTTGATATCGGAGCTCCGCCGGCTGTCGGACAGTGTCCGCCTGCCGAACTGGACGCGCCGGCTCGCGTCCGGTGACACCGGAGTGATGACCCGGCTCGTCCACGGGCTGCGGTCGTTCCACCGGACCAAGATCGCGCCGCAGCTGCCGATGATCTCGACCGCGATCGAGCCGGCCGTCGCGCAGCACAACAGCATTGTCGCGAACGACGGGTTCGAGTCGCTGATCCCGCAGCTGCACGGGTCGCTCGGCTGGGCGGCTCCGGTGTTGTCAGTGGACATGCCACACGTCAACCGCGACCTGTACCTGAACGGCCGTGGGCTTCGCCTGGTGCCGTCGTTCTTCTGCTGGAAGTACCCGATGATGCTGCTCGACCCGACCTTGCCACCGGTGCTGGTGTACCCGGTCAAGCACGATCCGGCGCCGGTTGTCGTACGTCGCCCGGACCGTGATCGCGCGGTGGCAGTGCTGTTGGGGCGGACACGGGCACAGGTGCTGACGTGTATCTCGGATGGTGCCTGTTCGACCAGTGAGCTGGCTGCCCGGACGGGGATCTCGCCTGCTTCGGCCAGTGAGCATGCACGGGTGCTGCATGACACCGGGCTGGTTACTACGCACCGGGTTGGCAGTTCGGTGCGGCACACGTTGAACCGGGTGGGCGCGGAGGTGCTTGCGGGTGCTCGTACCTAG
- a CDS encoding SDR family oxidoreductase, with product MTILVTGATGSVGRLLVDELVAAGAPVRALTNNPAKAALPAGVEVARGYLGKPATLPAALAGVDTVYLAPLPAYVEEFARCAREAGVRRVVVLSGEPADYEAQGDPSTWHYHRIERAIEAAGFDWTFLRPGQFMNNTLDWAESIKKEGVVRAPYAGAVQTPIDLGDIAAVARVVLLSEEFGKQKVAMSGPEAITQPEEVAYIAAAIGREVRFEEQTPAEYLDQLAPVIGLETAQWLLDGFRMMSEYHLKPESTVADLTGRPAVTYREWAVANADVFR from the coding sequence ATGACGATCTTGGTGACGGGCGCGACCGGGAGCGTGGGGCGACTGCTGGTGGACGAGCTGGTGGCCGCGGGCGCGCCGGTGCGGGCGCTCACCAACAATCCGGCCAAGGCGGCGCTACCGGCCGGCGTCGAGGTCGCGCGGGGGTACCTGGGGAAGCCCGCGACCTTGCCGGCCGCGCTGGCCGGAGTGGACACCGTGTACCTCGCGCCACTGCCGGCGTACGTCGAGGAGTTCGCCAGGTGCGCGCGGGAGGCCGGCGTACGGCGGGTGGTCGTGCTGTCCGGTGAGCCGGCCGACTACGAGGCGCAGGGTGATCCGTCGACCTGGCACTACCACCGGATCGAACGGGCGATCGAGGCGGCCGGATTCGACTGGACGTTCCTCCGGCCCGGGCAGTTCATGAACAACACCTTGGACTGGGCGGAGTCGATCAAGAAGGAGGGCGTGGTCCGGGCGCCGTACGCCGGGGCGGTGCAAACGCCGATCGATCTCGGTGACATCGCGGCGGTGGCGCGGGTGGTCTTGCTGTCGGAGGAGTTCGGCAAGCAGAAGGTGGCGATGAGCGGCCCGGAGGCGATCACGCAGCCGGAGGAGGTCGCGTACATCGCGGCGGCGATCGGCCGGGAGGTGCGCTTCGAGGAACAGACGCCCGCCGAGTACTTGGATCAACTGGCACCCGTGATCGGCCTGGAGACCGCGCAGTGGTTGCTGGACGGCTTCCGGATGATGTCCGAGTACCACCTGAAGCCGGAGTCGACGGTCGCCGACCTGACCGGGCGGCCGGCGGTCACGTATCGGGAGTGGGCGGTCGCGAACGCGGACGTCTTCCGATGA